A stretch of Ligilactobacillus faecis DNA encodes these proteins:
- a CDS encoding MalY/PatB family protein: MDEQEFLNEYTAKRKQTDSVKWDNLKAMFGTDDLLPLWVADMDFKAPKAVREALQKRIDYGVFGYSLTPDDYYDHYFKWQKERYGIELHRDWLRFGTGVVNSLNTLVKLLTKKGDSVMILQPVYYPFKRVVDNNERKLVVSDLKNEAGKYSLDFDDIKQKIEQEHVKLMIFCSPHNPVGRVWSEEELTELLELCRKKQVLVIVDEIHHDLLVGKRPFVSALSIKDGHYRDNLIVVDAPSKTFNLASLMNSHVIIPNPQMRMRYDRLVSRLESPAGSMLGKIAGSAAYRAGATWLENVLTIVRKNYHYVKTELEKAFPKVQIAPLEGTYLMWIDLSQVVSPAELETFIKQKAHLAVDFGDWFGEAGKGHIRLNLATTPENIVKATDQLISALREKQS; encoded by the coding sequence ATGGATGAGCAAGAATTTTTAAATGAATATACCGCAAAAAGAAAACAGACCGACTCGGTCAAATGGGATAATCTAAAGGCGATGTTTGGCACAGATGATCTGTTGCCCCTTTGGGTCGCTGATATGGATTTCAAGGCACCTAAAGCAGTGCGTGAAGCGCTCCAAAAACGGATCGACTATGGAGTCTTTGGATATTCTTTGACACCAGATGATTACTACGATCATTATTTCAAATGGCAAAAAGAGCGTTATGGGATCGAACTTCACCGCGATTGGCTTCGTTTTGGAACTGGGGTAGTCAACTCGCTGAATACGTTAGTCAAGTTGTTGACCAAAAAAGGCGATAGTGTCATGATCTTGCAACCAGTGTACTATCCATTCAAACGTGTCGTTGATAATAATGAACGCAAACTAGTCGTTTCAGATCTTAAAAATGAAGCAGGTAAATATTCGTTAGACTTTGATGATATCAAACAAAAGATCGAACAAGAGCACGTCAAACTCATGATCTTTTGTTCACCACATAATCCAGTCGGTCGCGTTTGGTCAGAAGAAGAGCTGACAGAGTTGTTGGAACTTTGTCGCAAGAAACAAGTTTTAGTGATCGTCGATGAGATCCACCACGATCTGCTTGTAGGCAAGCGTCCTTTTGTTTCGGCGCTTTCGATCAAAGATGGACACTATCGGGATAATTTGATCGTCGTGGATGCACCTTCAAAAACATTTAATCTCGCTTCATTGATGAATAGCCATGTGATCATACCAAACCCGCAAATGCGGATGCGCTATGATCGTTTAGTTTCTCGGTTAGAAAGTCCAGCGGGAAGCATGTTAGGAAAGATCGCTGGAAGTGCTGCTTATCGCGCTGGAGCAACGTGGTTGGAAAATGTTTTGACGATCGTCAGGAAAAATTATCACTACGTTAAGACTGAATTGGAAAAAGCTTTTCCCAAAGTGCAGATCGCGCCTCTTGAAGGGACATATTTGATGTGGATCGACCTTTCGCAAGTCGTCTCACCTGCTGAACTTGAAACATTTATCAAACAAAAGGCGCATTTAGCTGTTGATTTTGGCGATTGGTTCGGTGAAGCAGGAAAAGGGCATATTCGTCTGAATTTGGCGACGACGCCAGAAAATATCGTTAAAGCGACTGACCAACTTATTTCTGCACTACGTGAAAAACAGAGCTAA
- a CDS encoding 2,3-diphosphoglycerate-dependent phosphoglycerate mutase: MAKLVFIRHGQSEWNLENLFTGWVDVNLSEQGEREAKEAGRKLKEAGIEFDQAYTSVLTRAIKTLHFALEESGQLWIPETKSWRLNERHYGALQGKNKADAAEKYGDEQVHIWRRSYDVLPPLLDANDEGSAANDRRYAELDPRIIPGGENLKVTLERVIPFWEDNIAPDLLDGKNVIVAAHGNSLRALTKYIENISDEDIMDVEMATGQPVVYELDDNLNIVSKEKL; this comes from the coding sequence ATGGCAAAATTAGTATTTATCCGTCACGGACAAAGTGAATGGAACTTAGAGAACCTTTTCACAGGTTGGGTCGACGTCAACTTGAGTGAACAAGGCGAACGTGAAGCTAAAGAAGCTGGCCGTAAATTAAAAGAAGCAGGCATCGAATTTGATCAAGCTTACACATCTGTGTTGACACGTGCCATCAAGACTTTACACTTCGCACTTGAAGAATCAGGCCAATTATGGATCCCTGAAACAAAATCTTGGCGTTTGAACGAACGTCACTACGGTGCATTGCAAGGTAAAAACAAAGCTGATGCAGCTGAAAAATACGGTGACGAACAAGTTCACATCTGGCGTCGTTCTTACGATGTATTGCCTCCACTTTTGGACGCAAACGACGAAGGTTCTGCAGCAAACGACCGTCGTTACGCAGAATTAGACCCACGTATCATCCCTGGTGGTGAAAACTTGAAGGTTACTTTGGAACGTGTTATCCCATTCTGGGAAGACAACATCGCTCCAGACTTGTTAGATGGCAAGAACGTTATCGTTGCCGCACACGGTAACTCATTACGTGCCTTGACAAAATACATTGAAAACATCTCTGATGAAGACATCATGGACGTTGAAATGGCAACAGGTCAACCAGTTGTTTATGAATTGGACGACAACTTGAACATTGTCTCCAAAGAAAAGCTTTAA
- a CDS encoding helix-turn-helix domain-containing protein translates to MRLGDKIKDRRLELRLTQDQVAQELYISRQTLSNWENNKTLPDIQSLISLSDLYGLSLDELIRNDKRLQKKIKIKDNFEDIVMYLGCIMVPISVIFLSGFLSILVSSAGVLCILLSKDIAENLKKLFTN, encoded by the coding sequence ATGAGATTAGGAGATAAAATAAAAGATAGACGTTTAGAATTGAGGTTGACGCAAGACCAAGTTGCTCAAGAACTGTATATATCGCGACAAACTTTGTCTAATTGGGAAAATAATAAGACACTTCCAGACATTCAAAGTTTGATTTCATTGAGTGATCTCTATGGGCTCTCTTTAGATGAATTAATAAGGAATGATAAAAGATTGCAAAAAAAAATCAAAATTAAGGACAATTTTGAAGATATAGTTATGTATCTAGGATGTATTATGGTTCCTATTAGTGTTATTTTTCTATCAGGCTTTCTTTCTATTTTAGTATCTAGTGCTGGTGTGTTGTGTATTCTTTTGAGTAAAGATATAGCTGAAAATCTAAAGAAACTATTTACAAACTAA
- a CDS encoding Bax inhibitor-1 family protein: MNIKKSSSRSDDHYSKKLRSLTKEVASVGSADGNYVDKFRLVKKASKFAPDENEVSFLQRHVLQVYLIFVIQLFYTGIVSWYMYLHPKLLLKLLKGLLFAHGLVFLALCFVLLALLTFAQKTDSLILGMVATLGFTTAWGIVMGLVPIFYDGKLIFEALVLTIIIYLGSALFGFLTRNNLTGWGTPLFGGLLALIALGFFQHYYANSFLNIVILIADIIIFTLYSAYDNQMIKIRFLDKLRDGVPDSGKSWWLLAMSSSIDIYLDFVNLFLDILNLLGDGDDDD, from the coding sequence TTGAATATTAAAAAGTCTTCATCTCGATCCGATGACCACTATTCGAAGAAATTGCGTAGTTTGACAAAAGAAGTTGCTAGCGTGGGGAGTGCGGACGGCAATTACGTTGATAAGTTTCGCTTAGTGAAAAAAGCAAGCAAGTTCGCACCAGATGAAAATGAAGTTTCATTTTTGCAGAGGCATGTTCTTCAAGTATATTTAATTTTTGTGATCCAATTATTCTATACTGGAATAGTATCATGGTATATGTATTTGCATCCAAAGTTGCTTTTGAAATTGTTGAAGGGCCTTCTTTTTGCTCATGGTCTAGTATTTCTTGCACTGTGTTTTGTTCTATTAGCTTTATTGACTTTTGCACAAAAAACTGATTCTTTAATACTAGGTATGGTAGCTACTCTTGGATTCACGACAGCATGGGGGATAGTGATGGGACTTGTACCCATTTTTTACGACGGAAAACTGATTTTTGAGGCTTTGGTGCTGACGATCATTATTTATTTGGGTAGCGCATTGTTTGGTTTTTTGACAAGAAACAATTTAACCGGGTGGGGAACACCATTATTTGGTGGATTATTGGCATTGATCGCATTGGGCTTCTTTCAGCACTATTATGCTAATAGTTTTTTGAACATAGTAATTTTAATTGCGGACATTATTATCTTTACACTGTATAGTGCATATGATAATCAAATGATCAAAATACGTTTCTTAGACAAGTTGCGTGACGGTGTTCCTGACTCTGGAAAGTCATGGTGGCTGTTAGCTATGTCTAGCTCAATAGATATTTACTTAGACTTTGTTAATTTATTTTTGGATATTCTGAATCTTTTAGGTGACGGTGACGATGACGATTGA
- a CDS encoding STM3941 family protein has translation MENEYIVYQSRLRIVGKLLLGVFMILLFLFAFFVGVLEQQWLPLVISIIGFIFFGYFEIYIIKQLFVGRKLVVLTVEGFYDFSSVISPKNQLIPWSQVAKIEKIDFAEQEFVSVYLKNSEEILSELPTMSKKLIATNVKMGFGEISINLNSAKKCTVNKLIAKMNRYKALSTLHKDIDRSDN, from the coding sequence ATGGAAAATGAGTATATTGTATATCAGAGTAGGTTAAGGATAGTTGGAAAACTTTTACTTGGGGTGTTTATGATACTTCTGTTCCTCTTTGCCTTTTTTGTTGGAGTGCTTGAACAGCAATGGTTGCCTTTAGTTATAAGCATCATAGGTTTTATATTTTTTGGATACTTCGAGATTTATATCATAAAACAACTTTTTGTGGGTAGAAAACTGGTGGTATTGACCGTTGAAGGTTTTTACGATTTCAGTTCAGTAATTTCCCCCAAAAATCAATTGATTCCATGGAGTCAGGTAGCAAAAATTGAAAAAATAGATTTTGCTGAACAAGAGTTTGTCTCCGTCTATCTGAAAAACTCAGAGGAGATTTTATCTGAATTACCTACTATGTCGAAAAAATTAATAGCTACAAATGTAAAGATGGGCTTTGGAGAAATCAGTATCAATCTAAATAGTGCAAAAAAATGTACGGTTAATAAGTTGATCGCAAAAATGAATAGGTACAAAGCCCTAAGTACTTTGCATAAAGACATAGATCGATCTGATAATTAG
- the tnpA gene encoding IS200/IS605 family transposase, whose product MSKDKIKDAVYTRRYIYNFHFHLIWVTKYRHKTFTTDELSNEMKDILWQVAEDNEIVIEKMEVMPDHVHVLISFPPSKAPTSAIKALKGRSAFIFLRRHPEIRQSRYWSGHLWSPSYYMSTLGNMSKEVVEKYINDQKYNEMKKAPYGA is encoded by the coding sequence ATGAGTAAAGATAAAATCAAAGACGCAGTATATACCAGACGATATATCTATAACTTCCATTTCCATCTAATTTGGGTTACTAAATATCGTCATAAAACTTTTACTACTGATGAGTTATCAAACGAAATGAAGGATATCCTATGGCAAGTAGCCGAGGATAACGAAATCGTAATCGAGAAAATGGAAGTTATGCCTGACCATGTTCATGTCTTAATTAGCTTTCCGCCTAGCAAGGCACCGACTAGCGCCATCAAAGCGCTCAAAGGCAGAAGTGCCTTTATTTTCTTACGTCGACACCCGGAAATTCGGCAGTCTCGATACTGGAGTGGTCATTTATGGTCTCCTAGTTACTACATGAGCACGTTAGGTAATATGAGTAAAGAAGTAGTTGAAAAATATATAAACGATCAAAAATACAATGAGATGAAAAAAGCCCCTTACGGAGCTTGA
- a CDS encoding RNA-guided endonuclease InsQ/TnpB family protein — translation MKSMAKMQYHYGLKMRCYPSDQQKQLIKINSDASRFIYNEMVAIGKELMQLRRVKLPIDTVQERIKQLTMRQNAKQMSNHYQFLEDKRIDSLAKANAIQNYRKAWNAFRKVHTAGVPKFHRKSYRWSYQTNCQYPGQKTALLTNGTVCFLDKHHVKVPKIGRLRITGSQARLLKRACETRIGTVTLTKDPADRFFISMQLASDEPFVKVSKANHGHIGIDLNTDNFLTDNEGNTVPNPRYYRTIKGKLAKEQRILSRRQRRAKKEHRSLQNSKNYQKQRLLVAKLHAKVMNQRHNFLQQISTALIKNHDLVVAEELRSKNMLKNHALALSISDVGWRTFLGMLAYKAKLYNHQFVTVSPKNTTQTCNDCSFIMGTNNTEKLTLADREWTCPNCGIHHIRDWNAAKNILDKGIAKLA, via the coding sequence ATGAAGTCAATGGCAAAAATGCAATATCATTATGGCCTGAAAATGCGTTGCTACCCTAGTGACCAACAAAAGCAGTTGATTAAAATTAACAGTGACGCTAGTCGCTTTATCTATAACGAAATGGTTGCGATCGGTAAGGAACTGATGCAACTTCGCAGAGTTAAGTTACCGATTGACACAGTCCAGGAGCGTATTAAGCAACTAACTATGCGTCAAAACGCTAAACAAATGTCTAATCACTATCAATTTTTAGAAGATAAACGAATTGACAGTTTGGCGAAAGCTAATGCCATTCAGAACTACCGAAAAGCTTGGAATGCCTTTCGGAAGGTTCACACTGCTGGTGTTCCTAAATTTCATCGAAAGAGTTATCGCTGGAGTTATCAAACTAATTGTCAATACCCAGGGCAAAAGACTGCGTTGCTAACTAACGGTACAGTATGTTTTTTAGATAAGCACCATGTTAAAGTGCCTAAAATTGGTCGGTTACGGATTACGGGTTCTCAAGCGCGCCTATTGAAAAGAGCGTGTGAAACTAGAATTGGCACAGTAACTTTGACTAAAGATCCAGCAGATCGCTTTTTCATATCAATGCAACTAGCTTCAGATGAACCTTTTGTTAAAGTGTCCAAGGCTAATCACGGACATATTGGAATTGATCTTAATACTGATAATTTCTTAACCGATAATGAAGGTAACACAGTTCCTAACCCACGATATTATCGTACTATTAAAGGCAAATTAGCCAAAGAACAGCGTATTCTATCTAGACGACAACGCCGTGCCAAGAAAGAACATCGCTCTTTACAGAATAGTAAAAATTACCAAAAGCAACGCTTGTTAGTTGCCAAACTCCATGCCAAAGTAATGAACCAAAGACATAATTTTCTCCAACAAATCTCTACTGCACTAATCAAGAACCACGATTTAGTAGTAGCTGAGGAGTTGCGTAGTAAGAATATGCTCAAGAATCATGCTTTAGCGCTTAGTATTTCTGACGTTGGCTGGCGAACATTTCTCGGCATGTTGGCTTATAAAGCTAAGCTGTATAATCATCAGTTCGTGACTGTCAGCCCGAAAAATACTACTCAAACTTGCAATGATTGTAGTTTTATCATGGGAACTAATAACACCGAGAAACTAACCTTGGCTGATCGTGAATGGACGTGTCCTAATTGCGGTATTCATCATATTCGTGACTGGAATGCCGCTAAGAATATTCTTGATAAGGGAATAGCTAAACTAGCCTAG
- a CDS encoding MarR family winged helix-turn-helix transcriptional regulator, whose protein sequence is MTEILREIGMIARALDSISNIEFKELELAKGQYLYLVRIYEHPGIIQEELAELLKVDKTTASRALKKLVSAGLITREKTKQNQKNKALFVTEKGARLYDLIKREHDHSEQVALSGLDQAEQEILARLLVKVRQNVATDWRFVKKGGKRKY, encoded by the coding sequence ATGACAGAGATCTTACGTGAGATCGGGATGATCGCGCGGGCGTTAGATTCGATCAGCAACATTGAGTTCAAAGAGCTCGAACTTGCTAAAGGGCAGTATCTTTATTTAGTTCGGATCTACGAGCACCCAGGGATCATCCAAGAAGAGCTCGCTGAACTGCTCAAAGTCGACAAGACAACAGCTTCGCGGGCGTTAAAAAAATTAGTTTCAGCTGGGCTGATCACGCGCGAAAAAACAAAACAAAATCAAAAAAACAAGGCACTATTTGTGACCGAAAAAGGCGCGCGTTTATACGATCTCATCAAACGTGAACACGACCATTCAGAACAAGTCGCACTTTCAGGACTAGATCAGGCTGAGCAAGAGATCTTAGCGCGACTTTTAGTTAAAGTGCGTCAAAATGTTGCAACAGATTGGCGCTTTGTTAAAAAAGGAGGCAAACGAAAGTATTGA
- a CDS encoding GNAT family N-acetyltransferase, with translation MKKDLRQVTVAEVKTLQALSITTFSETFATTNDPKELTLYLQKAYALEKLTRELQDKDSCFYFAYLDGELAGYLKLNVNEAQTEQVALNALEIERIYLKADFKRQGLGRFLLEHALKVAKEKHCSTVWLGVWEKNFPALAFYKKLGFTEQGAHSFFLGNEEQTDLIMVKRLEN, from the coding sequence TTGAAAAAAGATCTACGACAAGTGACTGTTGCAGAAGTGAAAACTTTACAAGCTTTAAGTATCACAACTTTTAGTGAGACTTTTGCAACAACGAATGATCCAAAAGAATTAACACTTTATTTGCAAAAAGCGTATGCGTTAGAGAAATTGACGCGTGAATTACAAGATAAAGACTCTTGTTTTTATTTTGCATATTTAGATGGTGAATTGGCTGGCTATCTAAAGCTCAATGTCAACGAAGCGCAGACCGAGCAAGTTGCGTTAAATGCTCTTGAGATCGAACGGATCTATCTCAAGGCGGACTTTAAGCGCCAAGGATTAGGCCGTTTTTTGTTAGAACATGCGCTAAAGGTCGCAAAAGAAAAGCACTGTTCGACTGTTTGGCTCGGTGTTTGGGAAAAAAACTTTCCAGCATTAGCTTTTTATAAAAAGCTTGGTTTTACTGAGCAAGGTGCGCATTCATTTTTCCTAGGAAATGAAGAGCAGACCGATCTGATCATGGTCAAGCGCTTAGAGAACTAA
- a CDS encoding zinc-binding dehydrogenase — MRSAIFEKAGQMIVEDVAKPTLQADDDVIIKVVYACVCGSDLWSYAHGDNKEAHSENSGHEALGIVEEIGSAITTVKPGDFVIVPFTHGCGQCDACRAGFDGTCDNHPGYSNWSSGFQSEYVRFHYGNWALVKVPGQPADYTQGMLKSLLTLADVMPTGYHAARVADVKPGDKVVVIGDGAVGQCAVIAAKMRGASQIVLMSRHKDRQEMALQSGATAVVAERGPEGIKKVREILGGGADAALECVGTEASIDQALGVLHNGGRVGYVGVPHYNNRPLGSTFAQNITIGGGSASVTTYDKKFLLKAVLDGDIDPGRVFTDTYKLDEIDQAYKDMQERKTIKSMVIVSE; from the coding sequence ATGAGATCAGCAATTTTTGAAAAAGCTGGCCAAATGATCGTAGAAGATGTTGCTAAACCAACACTCCAAGCTGATGACGATGTGATCATCAAAGTCGTTTATGCTTGTGTCTGTGGTTCAGATCTTTGGTCTTATGCACACGGAGATAACAAAGAAGCACATTCAGAAAATAGTGGTCACGAAGCTTTGGGCATCGTAGAAGAGATCGGCTCAGCGATCACGACTGTCAAACCAGGCGACTTTGTGATCGTGCCTTTTACACACGGTTGTGGTCAATGTGATGCTTGTCGGGCCGGTTTTGATGGCACTTGTGATAACCATCCCGGTTATAGCAACTGGTCAAGTGGTTTCCAATCTGAATACGTGCGTTTCCACTATGGTAACTGGGCGTTAGTCAAGGTCCCAGGACAACCAGCCGATTATACGCAAGGCATGCTCAAATCATTACTAACTTTAGCTGATGTGATGCCGACTGGTTATCATGCAGCCCGTGTCGCTGATGTCAAACCAGGCGATAAAGTCGTCGTGATCGGTGATGGTGCTGTTGGGCAATGTGCCGTGATCGCTGCTAAAATGCGGGGCGCTTCGCAGATCGTTTTGATGAGTCGCCACAAAGATCGCCAAGAAATGGCCCTTCAATCAGGGGCCACTGCGGTCGTCGCTGAACGTGGCCCTGAAGGGATCAAAAAAGTCCGTGAGATCCTCGGTGGTGGAGCTGATGCTGCGCTTGAATGTGTTGGGACGGAAGCTTCGATCGATCAAGCGCTTGGTGTTTTACACAACGGTGGTCGGGTCGGCTATGTCGGAGTCCCGCACTACAACAACCGTCCGTTAGGTTCGACTTTTGCCCAAAACATCACGATCGGCGGAGGTTCGGCCTCAGTTACGACTTACGATAAGAAGTTCTTATTAAAAGCCGTCCTTGACGGTGATATCGATCCAGGGCGCGTCTTTACTGACACGTATAAATTAGACGAGATCGATCAAGCTTATAAAGATATGCAAGAACGTAAGACGATCAAATCGATGGTCATCGTTTCAGAATAA
- a CDS encoding MerR family transcriptional regulator produces the protein MNYLSIGEMSKLSNVSIQTLRYYDQLELFTPAFIDPQSNYRYYSVDQLFYLDIIKYLRHLELPLKEIKELLKLPAQELSSALQEQSRLIDTKIAHLYELKQALNYQQFQLKTQDFLQSRPFGEVYQRILPKRTLLTITPTTNLTPLDTPDKAVRSLTKQLEKNQAVAPLQYSFCFPLKTYTSLEKIVYSKLLMPLYREIEITDSFEIVKVKSTKMLCIAFNWSTVDYLKHYQKLLDAYQTNYKKSDVEVEEISFPLTYTKAPNNKFVTELRIPLKD, from the coding sequence ATGAATTATCTATCGATCGGAGAGATGTCCAAGCTCAGCAATGTTTCGATCCAAACATTACGCTATTATGATCAACTAGAACTTTTTACACCCGCTTTTATTGATCCCCAAAGTAATTACCGTTATTACTCAGTCGATCAACTTTTTTACTTAGATATCATAAAATACTTACGTCACTTAGAACTACCTTTAAAAGAGATCAAAGAACTGCTCAAACTTCCAGCGCAGGAGCTTTCTTCTGCTTTACAAGAACAATCACGTTTGATAGATACTAAGATCGCCCATCTTTATGAACTAAAACAAGCTCTAAATTACCAACAATTTCAGCTAAAAACACAAGATTTCTTACAAAGCCGTCCTTTCGGCGAAGTTTATCAACGCATTTTACCTAAGAGAACACTCTTAACTATCACGCCAACGACAAATTTAACACCTTTAGATACTCCTGACAAAGCAGTTAGAAGCTTGACAAAACAACTTGAAAAAAACCAGGCTGTAGCTCCACTTCAATACAGCTTTTGTTTTCCTCTCAAAACATATACTAGCCTAGAAAAGATCGTCTACTCAAAATTACTCATGCCTCTTTATCGTGAAATCGAGATCACAGATTCCTTTGAGATCGTTAAGGTCAAATCTACAAAAATGCTTTGCATTGCGTTTAATTGGTCAACAGTAGATTACCTTAAACATTACCAAAAGCTTTTAGACGCATATCAAACTAACTATAAAAAAAGTGACGTTGAAGTTGAAGAGATCTCATTTCCTCTCACTTATACAAAGGCACCTAATAACAAATTTGTAACTGAATTACGTATTCCGCTCAAAGACTAA
- a CDS encoding arginase family protein — protein sequence MSTLRLLIPDWQGGNRPEYYLGAKLLAALAPKSQKQEQVEIKVARTTTKVELENGVHAQSALSEQIKKTKEVLNKKAPTKVITLGGTCFISQAPFDYLHAKYQEKLGIIWLDAHPDVSTPEDFTNEHAMVLGNLLHAGHKKLAQQVEAPLDPKSILYVGLQKLNAYEVDRLAQLGIKYHDQTAGALPLEAIQAWIDANGFTKLAIHFDVDVLAPTDFHSLYFAEPNVKAYSASAGQMSFAEVSALLKMLSSQNEVVGLSIAEYLPWDALRLNQLFEQLDIFQADR from the coding sequence ATGAGTACTTTAAGATTGTTGATCCCAGATTGGCAAGGGGGAAATAGACCTGAATATTATTTAGGTGCTAAACTTTTAGCTGCTTTAGCTCCAAAAAGCCAAAAACAAGAACAAGTTGAGATCAAAGTAGCTAGGACAACGACAAAAGTAGAACTTGAAAATGGGGTTCACGCTCAAAGTGCCTTGAGCGAACAAATCAAAAAGACTAAAGAAGTTTTAAATAAAAAGGCGCCTACTAAAGTGATCACTTTAGGTGGAACGTGTTTTATCTCTCAGGCTCCATTTGATTACTTGCATGCTAAATACCAAGAAAAACTAGGTATCATTTGGCTAGATGCACATCCAGATGTATCGACTCCAGAAGATTTCACGAATGAGCATGCGATGGTTTTGGGGAACCTCTTACATGCTGGACATAAAAAGTTAGCTCAACAAGTTGAAGCACCACTTGATCCCAAAAGTATTTTATATGTAGGTCTACAAAAGTTAAATGCTTATGAAGTTGACCGTTTAGCACAATTAGGGATAAAATATCACGATCAAACTGCAGGGGCATTACCGTTAGAGGCTATCCAAGCTTGGATCGATGCGAATGGTTTTACGAAATTAGCGATCCATTTTGACGTCGATGTTTTAGCTCCGACCGATTTCCATTCGCTATACTTTGCAGAGCCAAATGTTAAAGCTTACTCAGCTTCAGCTGGACAGATGAGTTTTGCCGAAGTTAGTGCGCTTTTAAAGATGCTCTCGAGCCAAAATGAAGTTGTTGGTTTGAGCATTGCAGAATATCTTCCGTGGGATGCATTACGATTAAATCAGCTTTTTGAGCAGCTAGATATCTTTCAAGCAGATCGATGA
- a CDS encoding alpha/beta hydrolase: MSFGYITPLAKNVTRKKITFKNRYGLELAGDLYFTKTLDETKTYPALIVGAPYGGVKEQGPAVYANELAKRGFVVLTFDQANMGESAGKVRRASSPELFAESFSAAVDFLGVEVPFVEREKIGVIGICGSGGFALAAAAVDPRIKAVATASMYDITDVRGMLGLSETELAKMKAELAKQRWEDYANEIPEYKPSFPTRPYPAVDALPQTDPVTNEWDRFYAVPRGFHAHARGNFTTTSSLAMLQFPALAYIAEIAPRPVLFIVGDKAHSRAFSKRAYDLAKEPKEIYVVAESEHIDLYDRVDKIPFEKLQTFFTEAFK, translated from the coding sequence ATGTCATTTGGATATATCACACCCTTAGCTAAAAACGTGACCCGTAAAAAGATCACTTTTAAAAATCGTTATGGTTTAGAATTAGCCGGCGATCTTTATTTTACAAAAACATTAGATGAAACTAAAACTTATCCCGCTTTGATCGTAGGTGCACCGTATGGGGGCGTTAAAGAGCAAGGACCAGCAGTCTACGCTAATGAATTAGCTAAACGTGGCTTTGTTGTCTTGACGTTTGATCAAGCTAATATGGGAGAGTCAGCTGGCAAAGTCAGACGAGCGTCTTCACCAGAACTTTTTGCAGAATCATTTAGTGCAGCGGTTGACTTTTTAGGGGTCGAAGTACCTTTTGTTGAACGCGAAAAGATCGGCGTGATCGGGATCTGTGGTTCAGGTGGTTTTGCTTTAGCAGCCGCTGCCGTCGATCCCCGGATCAAAGCTGTTGCAACAGCTTCAATGTATGACATCACTGATGTCCGGGGCATGCTTGGGTTGAGTGAAACAGAACTTGCCAAGATGAAAGCAGAGTTGGCAAAACAACGTTGGGAAGATTATGCAAATGAGATCCCAGAGTATAAGCCCAGCTTTCCAACGCGTCCGTATCCAGCTGTGGACGCTTTGCCACAAACTGATCCAGTCACTAATGAATGGGATCGTTTCTACGCTGTGCCTCGTGGTTTTCATGCGCATGCACGGGGAAATTTCACGACGACTTCCAGTCTTGCGATGCTACAATTTCCAGCTTTAGCTTATATTGCTGAGATCGCTCCGCGCCCCGTACTCTTTATCGTAGGCGACAAGGCGCATTCACGAGCCTTTTCTAAACGTGCTTATGATCTAGCTAAAGAGCCTAAAGAGATCTACGTTGTAGCTGAAAGTGAGCATATTGATCTTTACGATCGTGTGGATAAGATCCCCTTTGAAAAATTACAGACCTTCTTTACTGAAGCATTCAAATGA